ATGTTTTAATCCAGACGCAGGACAGGCATGCTCCAACTAATCCCACTGAATGCTCTGCTCACAGGAGGCACAGTACAGACGAcccacacagagcagctttgcAGCGGCTTGCATGTAATGGATATATGGGATGTTAATGCTATCCACTCTTCTCCAAGAGAGGGATGGATGTGAGGATTTGAGAGTTGACTTATGAACACAGAAATAATAAGTTCCCTGGTTCAACAACATGATATAATCCTTTAAAGTTTGTGTTAAGCTCTATGGACACTGCCAGGCCtcacactgagtgtgtgtgtttttctctattAACAGCATTTTCCCCCTTCAACCATATggtaaacttttttttctattttggtgtgtgagtgtgtcaggAAGgactgtttattcagtttccTCCTATAGCAGGTGGCTGAGGGATAATCCAGGTAAAGCCAGTGCAAAGTGGAGATGGAGGGTTGGACAGAGGAAGGGGGAGGGCGGATGGGGTGGCCTTTGCATGGATGACTAGGGCTAATTCTGGCCTCCTAATCCCAGCCCCATCCACCCTCCCCCTCTTCCTGCTCGCTAACTCCACGGCGCAGTGAGGAGCAATTGACGCCCAGGTAGACGTTACTATCACATACACATATAGCACTTAACCCGCCCGAGTTTACCGAGGAAGAAGAGGGGGGAAATACAGGGGAGTGCTGGTACCTTTTTGTGAATAGCTAACCTGGGTGACCTGGATAGCTAACACACCTGTGTGAGCTTCACTGGAGAATGTAGCTGCAGCCCTCCAGCCAAGCCAACAGGAAACACGCCACCATGGGAGAAGCTCAAAAGGTAAGTGATCTGATCTGAGGGAACCAAATGTGACTATTTGTTTGGCAAAGAGGTGACTCACAGGTGGTTATAAATTAAAGTGTGTACTAGTATGTTTAACAAtagttctgttctgttctgcgTCTGATTTTTAGATTATCTAAACTGCCCAGCTTTTTCAAATGGAGTTGATTTAGTGATTATACATCTCTGTTTAACCTCCTGATGCCCCTACATGTACAGTTACATATCACCTTGAATCAAATATTTAAAGCTACAGTGCCTCTTGTCAGCAGTGTGGCAGTCTGCTGGTTGTGCAACCTGCCTCCAGGCTAATCACATTAAACAGCGCACCATTATATGAATGGAGCTCGAATCAACGCCAGTGCTTTTCTAAATAAGTCAACAGATTAAATATTACAGAATGGGGGTGGGACAGGGAGAAGGAGGGCTGGAGCTAGGTGGGTTTGTGGGTGGAGCAAGAGGGGCTCAGATCTGTGTCAGTGGTGCTGTATGTAAGGGGAGCTTTGACGTCATGTCAGAAAGAGGTCATTGGGATCCGTCTGAAGGTGTAAAGAGTGTCTAAAAACTGTGTATGATTATCTTGGATGTTCCAGAGTATATCAAACCACAGAGGAAAGGAAAGTGATGTCCTGGTTTTCTGAgatcataatgtcaaaaatagCTGTTTCTAAAccaaaacattataaaaatgaaCTTCCCCAGAATAGAAGTACAGTCTAACAGTTGACGGTCTTCCCTGTCCTTCCACGCCCCGACCACTCCTCCCTTGAAGCAGGGCTTACTCTCCGTCATTGAGAAACTGAAGGGATCCACAGAGCAAGAGGTCAGGATAGTGCTCCTGGGATTGGACAACGCCGGCAAGACCACCCTGCTGAAGAGCCTCGCCTCTGAGGATGTGAACACAATCACGCCAACACAGGTGATTTAGACTTACAcatcaaaaagacaaaaattccAATAGCCAGAACTGTGCGGCCATTCAAAGATGTTAACTGTTAAAAGTCGAAAACTCACAAGAAATGCCACAGTCCACAATCCTCGCCAACATGCTTGCAGTtgatgtttatgtgtttttcattttaatcaatTCATCTTATCCTGAACAGCTGAGGCACTTTATAACACGGTGTTCATCATTAAGTGTATTTTAGATAATCATCAGGTTGCATCTGCCAGAAATATTACACCAATATTTTGTGAACAAACAAATTACTGTTCTTTAAAGACCGATGCAATTTGCCTGCTGTTACCGAATCAAAATCAGTTGTCACTTTTCTTCAGAGATGGATTTCTCTTGTCTGAATGAGGCTTTTCAAAAGATATTTAGCATTTTCATGTCAGTGTAACCCAGAATTATAAAAGGCAAGGGGATTGAATTTAATCTCGTGAGACCAGCTGGACCAGTGCACGCTCTTGCTCAAAGTAATGGGATTCAGATGACCTTTGCTTTCACactctgaaaatgaaatgattggtCTTACAGTACACACGCTTCAACCGCTCATCAGGAAAATCATGATTTGAGGATGTCGGATCATCCTGTTACACTGTATGTGAGGATTTCCTGATTGCATGCTCCTAACACATTTCCTGACGGTGTTTATTCGACCTCTTTTGATGTGATTATCTAACCTCTGATACCCTTGCATTACTCTCACAAGACATAGAGACATAGAGCGGATGTACTGCCAGGTCCTGGACTAGTGTGACGGCTCAtcagacaacagacagagaggacgTAGTCCAGTATGCCCCAGAAATAATCACCACACAGCTAAATGAGAcctgacacataaacacatacactgCACTTGATCCTTCCACTCTTATCCTCAGATTTGCTCCTTTAACTGGCCCTCAGGATAAAGTTGTTATACAACCTTGCCTTGAAACCAAAAGGAGCCGCGTTATGAGAAACGGCTGCGGATTAACACAGTGACCACTTCCTCATAAACACCCAGAGCACACGTTGCACTCCTGCTGATATGTAATAAGGCTACAAAGAGGAGTAACCAAACAGTGATTAATTTAACACACGCACACCTGCACTCGAGTACAGTGCGGCTTAATGAATTGCTTCATAACCATTTGCGAGGCTTTCCAGGTGCTGCTTGCTGTAACTGTGTTAATTTGAAGGCAGTGATGTGCAGTACAGTGACTCCAGCTTTGTGTTTCACATCAGGGTTTCAACATAAAGAGCGTCGCCTCACATGGCATGAAACTTAATGTGTGGGACATCGGAGGACAGAGGAAGATCAGGCCCTTCTGGAAAAAGTATCTGGAAAACACAGACCTGTTGGTGAGTGAATACACTTAGAATAAAGCCATTCAAATTAAATACTCTCTGGAGGGACATTTGCTTTATTGTCCATCTGCAAGTGGCTGCTtgtggaaaacacaaaaagcatgTGGAGCCATAAAAATCTTtgacacacttacacacaaagAGTTGATTCAGATAGTTTATACTCagtatactatactatacttttACACCATAATTTATGTTGATTGAAGTACTTTAAACTGCATCTTATATTCTCAGTTTTACTTCTGTACTCTACAGGAGCAACTGTGTGcttttttcatctgtgtttacatttcagCATATTTTTATTCTCACATATTTGTTCTTTCAGATTTATGTCATTGACAGTGCAGACAAGAAGCGGTTTGAAGAGACGGGACTGGTGAGCTTGATGCACAGTTGTCATTTTTGCATACAAATACACTCTGAAGGGAACCATATCAAAACTACCTTAAGTTAATTGAAGgtcacatattgtagaaagtgagatttccatacaacctgtattcagaaactgtgccctTAAACGAGCTGTCGGGACTTTTGTAacgttgtgatgtcacaactatacattCTCCACCCCCAGCATGGCTGTAGATGCAAAAACACCATTTGTGTtgaggcctgtgagagctgacaggcaccaaaacagagcgttcagacagaaaaatgtgttttttgaacatttaagcatgtaaacattttctaataGGGACCCAAAATCAcggtatgaacctgaaaataagcacaATATGAGACTGttaaatgaatatatatgaaaatctttgtttagtttttttaaaaaagtcaataacCTCACAAAAATCTCATGTGTGCAGGAGCTGTCTGAGCTGGTCGACGAGGAGAATCTAAAGGGCGTTCCAGTGCTCATCTTTGCCAACAAGCAGGATCTGGCCACAGCGTCACCGGCCAGTGAGATCGCAGAGGGACTCAACCTTCATACGTACCGGGACCGTGAGTGGCAGATTCAGGCCTGCTCAGCTGTGTCTGGGGAGGGAGTTCAGGTCAGACCTAGTCCCAACgttgatttattgatttctcCTCTGAAGGAGCCTAATTAACCATATAAAAGTGCTGCCTGCCTTTCTGCTGTACAATACTGTGCCGCAAATCAGACTTTATTTCTATCAACAACCTCTCTTTACTTGCTTAGTTTCATGGTTTTGACTATTTTCTCTATTCAACCTGTGGAACTTGAGTTTGATTTTCATTTCCCCTCCACAGGATGGCATGAACTGGATTTGCAACAACATTGTGAATAAGAAGAAGTGAAGACACATGACTGACCAGAGTCAAACAGAGAATCAGTATCACATAAGGGACTTGACACATATTTTGCTTAATTTAACATCAACAGCTAACCTATGACAGGTGCTGCTCCCCTTCACAGATTTGATTTATAATTCTCTTTTtacaatttgtcatttttgtgaatattttgcaAATGTAGCTAATTTAAGTAAAGATGTTGGCTACAATAAGTGAATTGGCCACTTATTAATCCCTGTTATACCCTAAATATGTACGTTTTTGTTCCCCTTATACCGAGGATCTTTGTCTGGTGAATTTGTGTGCTTTCTTGAGAAAAACTAAGCTGTGTGTGTAGCCATGTAGAACTGTTGGGGTTTGTCAGTTACATAGACACCAGTTCAGTGTGAGTGTAACGTATGTGTTTTGAGATTTTTGACAATAAAATGATTAGTCATTTGTGCTATTTTGCTTTCTCGACTTCAAGTCTCGGCCATAAGCAGTCATGATTCtacaaaaatgtatacaaacatgcacaaacaatTAGCATTAATGGTCAAATAACGGTTTAAAAACTGtcagtgacagacagaaaacatgtgaGTGACTGTAAATGCCAACTTTGTCATGAGTGACAAGAGAAACAATAACGAGCTGATCCACTCCTGCTCAGCTGTCAACTTGCTTTATTTTTCGCAAGAAGATGACAAGCACTTCCATTgtacatagagagagagactaatTGAGAGGCGAGAGTGAGGGAGTAAAGACTTTACAATTATACACCCGCGTGGCAGAGCGAGATATGAAATCTTCAAGGcacagcagaacaaacagtGCAAGAAATTACACGCAGAGAGGCTGACTAATTTCCAGCagggagactttttttttcctcttaatgtttgttttacatgtgAATTCTTCTGGGACCGTCACATAGCATGAAGTCTCTCTTTGTCAGGAGCCCTTTTCACAGAGGTGCTTGGCCATATGACACATCTGTGTCCAACTGTGAACGCTGTGTTCTCACATCAGAAATACAAATAGTCTACTTTGTGTGAGCAACTCTGTCACAACATCCTCCCTCGCCTTCTGTCCTGAGATCTGTAATAAAAACACGGTTCAGATCATGTGTTTCAGAAGACTTTACCAACATGCGGTTTATCTCTACTGAGACGACTGCGGTCAAAAGGTTCACAGCCCTGTTGTCTTTCTCCACATATTTGTCCTTAAGACTAACCTTGGTGTAGGCTAAGTCCTCTTTTCAGCCATTTTGGCTCTACTCAGTTGGATttaatggatcttttgtgtcTATTGTCTGGAGCTGTAATTAACCATCTGAAAGCACTATAAAATCACATCAGCTGGCAGGCTTTGTTCTGCGTCCTCCTCTACATGAAATAATgctaatgaatattttttcttttttcttttgtctggtATTTATGAGTGGTTTGGGGAGGGAAAAAACAGCTCCCTGgcttatttactgtatgtgttacCAAAACGTATGAATATTGAATCATCTCCATGGCAACTAAAATTTGATGCAAGTcccaaaattttttttttttttttttaggcatCAGCTCCTGAGGAGGAGCACAGCAGGGGGTGTGGGACCAATTACAAGTTGTACTGAAGGACCATTATGGCTGTTTGAAAGAGACCAGACGGCACAGGAGCAGAGCCGGTGGAGAGATGAGTTTGCTTTTTGCAGTGTGTTGCGCAGTGTCGCTTCTCGTACCAACAGGTGGCAGTATTAGAGagcctgatctcagtgctgatGACGAGGTGTGTGTGGTTTGACACACTCTAATTTCACGAACTGCTGTCCCAAAGCCTGGGTTTGATTCGGCAGATACTTTTATTCCTGCACAGTTAACAAAAACAATACCAGTTCATCACAGATGGATTTTATTAAAGCTACAGGTGATTTGGGTGTGCTGTTACTTTAGTTGTGTGCATATTTCAAACTAATCTCGCTGTCATCTGTAAACACAGCCCAATATCTCCATTTGTATACTTTGAcccaggggtgcccaaactttgtTCCTcagagggccaaaactgaagcCTAATGGGGGGCCATGGGACAAAAGCTAACACCCATcgtaaaaatgcaaaaatgatacTCGGATCCAAAGctcccttaattgactgacttcctgcacaaagtgtcactctgcctgcCGTGCCAattgtgaaatgtatttaataattGGGGATCTTACATTCATAAAGAGCATTATagctgacaaaaaaataaaactgcataaacagtgatttatattatattaatttttAGCTTATTTTTGATGGAAATCAAGCCCGACGGCATGCCAACTTTGGGCTGCCCTGCTTTAACCCTCTGGGGTTTATGAgcattttcttaatttttacaTAGAACAATGAATTATGGCCTGCAGGTGGTCCATAACATAGGCCTGGGTTTTGGGCCAGAATAGGGCCAGCTGTAGACAATAAATATACAGCTGGCCTAGATATTGCCATGTCATGGGCGACCATTTTCTGGACCACCTGTGGACAATAATTCATTGCTGTATTTGGGCCGAGTGTGAGCAGACTGTGTGGACCATCACTGGGCTGGACCAAGTTTCTACATGAGAAGGTACTTGCATAAAACATGATGCCCATTTGTTCTAAAATTCATCCAAATTTGCAGACAAATCTCAGCTCTCTGTACAGTGAGGCACCCATTTTTCCTTGCCCACTGTGTAAAGGGATATTCTTTCTTCAATAATCTTAAAATTTCTTATGAAAAGATTTACTTTACTCATGTGGACTCTAACCAAATATTAGTGACAGAGATGAAAAATGGGACTGATAATGATTTCATACAACATGAGAAGCTTCATGTGATGTGTGCAAATAAAGAtgagcattaaaacattttttaaatcaaatagttactgaaacagaaaacacactatTTTAAATGTTCAcataatgtgaatgttttcatgcTCCAtgctttttgtcttgttttgttttgtttttcagttttcatgcCATGCTGCAGATCAGTTTCTGTCTGGTGAACGCAGCCGTACTCTTGAGGTGATATGATGTCACATCCATGCTAGTGGCCCCATCAGCAggtgttgccatggaaacccCCCCTCTGTTATTCGTGGTCCAGCAGCCACCTCTCTCTTCTTCAGTCCAGCGCTCCCTCTCTTGTCCtccatttctttcattttccccAAGCTGTGCTCATCAAAAGAAAGCCTGCTCAGAGAGACAGGACAGCAACACACTCCAGGTAGGAACAAAGcacactgtgtctgtgtttggtcGTCTGTTAGGAGGATAATTAACCTGCTGCTTTTTAATACATGGAGGTGATGTTACTATAATGAATAATGttggatttttattattatcacacagaaatgtattgttttaagGTGAAAATGACACAAAGTTTTAATGCCATTCTTCTTCTGTTAATTTCACCTTTGCCTTTAACTCCACCTGAATTCAAATTATTACTGCATCTTATTAATGTGGATGTTTATCTGTGTATGTGGCAAACCAAACTAAAAGATGTCTTCCTACTTAAAGCTACCACAAAGTATCCCCAAGCCACTGAGGGCACACATACTTCCCTTCATGCCAGAAGTCGCCCTCCTGGCCTCCACAAAGCCACAAACACCCACAATGACTCCTCTGCCCGGCTTTGCCCCGACGGCCTCCAGCCTCCTGAACACCAGCGTCACCACCACACTGCTCCCGTGGGAGGAGTTGCACATGCAAGTGCACACTATCCTGATTGTCGTCATCTTTTGTGTCGTGTGTTTGCTGCTCCTTCTTGCCTTCTTCTACGCCTTCTGTTTCCACTGCTCCATCAAATCGTCGCCTAAAGACTCGGACAACAGATGCAGCTTGGACCGTGAGGATGCCACGTATAAGCGCAGCTCCTCTGATAACCAGTCAGTGGGGAACGTTGTTTGACTGAGACACTGGACCGGGATGTCTGATGTTTGACATGTCtatgaatgtatttatgttACGATTGTGTTGTTTTAGTGGCATGTGTAGATGTGTTGCAGCACTGTAAGGCAGACAGTAGTTACTAATTCCCTTACATTGATTTAACTCCTTGAAGTGCTATTGATTTGTTCCTGATTGATTTGCTGCATTTTGAAGCTAAAATACAAGGGCATAAAGAGATAAGATGCAGGTACACATACATGTGTCACAAgagcaacacacagacacaataaaaacatatccACATccatgaagatgaagatgtgttCAATAAAAGAGGAGTAAACATATGCAGATGTGAGTCTGAATAACAATGCCTTTGAGtgacaagacaaacaacaacaaacagatcCACATGTGGCTCAGCAGTCATCTAGCTTTATTCTCACTGAGCTGACAAGCGTTTACATTGTGCCGTGGCTGTGCGCATCTGACGAGACTGATATAGAGCAATGGATTTAGACAAGCAAGACAAaggggagagatgagagaaggaCGGAGGAGATTCAGAGTGATTTTATTGACGGGATGAAACAAGATGTCAAAACTACAGAACAAACGGTGTAGAAAATGACCGAGTTTGTGTCCAGCTGAACCACGTGGCAGTGGTACTGAAACATGTTACACAATGGGTGACTAATGAGAGGTAATTATTGGAGAGTTGTCTGCTCTCTCATAGGGTTTTTAAAGCTCCGAGGCAGCTGTTTAAACTGATCAAAGCGATTGATTCCTGTATTGTCAGAGCTAAATAAGCACTGATGATGTTTCTGTGCAACAAAACACCTGCAAGGCCTCTAGAAATTTCAAGCGTTCCAGACTAGTCCATGTACACAAGAACTCCACCAAAAAGGCTAAAATAAGAGCAAAAGCAGCACAGTGAGTCATACAAAAAGCGCTTTaggaacagaaacacaaatgaatTTCTGGCTTCGTTTGTTCATGACACGGAGCACATGGCGCTCTTGGAGCAGCGGGAGTCACAGGAGCTGGCACGGGACTCCATGATGGAGTCTCTGCCATCAGACTCAGGTGAGTCCAGTTCCAGGTGAGCGTCCTGCAGGCTGTCCTGCAAAGCGTCCTTATAGTGGGACTGGGGAGGTAAGAGCTCATTTTACCACACTGATAACAAAACAGTAAGTGTAAAAACAGTACTGACAGCTAACAGTAACACAGGGTGGGAATCATGGTGAATGAAAAAAGGgacaattcacccaaaaatcttttttttttatttattttctcttcccTGTTGTGCTCTTTATCCATcgagattgttttggtgtgagttgcagagttttggagatatcggctgtGGAGATGTTTTAATGGAAGTAGATGGCCCTCTGCTTATGGTGCTCAAAgccccaaaaaatacatttgaaaaacttaaCGGCAATGTCTCATGACCTGATTACTCAAGatgatccacagaccttgtttctaggaactattttctttctagtGAACTACACCCGCCATTAACAACATTAATggcttcctcctctgctgagctgTAAAGTTAGCTAGCTTGGTTAGCATAGTTAGCAAACCTCTCGTCCATAGGAagatgcacacttccttctgcGCCGAGATACACTTGGCAGGTGTAGCTCACTagagagaaaatagttcctagAAACTGTTcgagtaaccgggtcatgatttctggaaagacacatcgctcttcattttttaaaatgtattttttgccGCTTTGAGAatcacaagccgagtgccatctagttccattatattggagagaagacagacatcttTACAGCTGATATATCCAATAGCactacaggtgagaggaaaTATATGTATTTGTGGATTTTGGcctgaactgtccctttaaatctgAGTCATCTCAGCAGCGAAGTCTAGTAAACCTGGCACCAGACAGATATTCTCTCTCACCTTATGAACCGACATCTCCTCCACCCGGCACTCCTCCATCGACTCCTCCAGAGAATGGCCAGAAATCTCCATCTTGATGCGATGAGAGCGGATAGACTTGACGTCATCCTCGTCCTCCCCCGCCACCAGTGGGAAAACCTGGGGGCAAAGTCAGAAGGAGACTCGGGGAAATCAGACACAATAATGGAGGCAATGAAGTGTATAATACTCAAGCGTATCTTAGTTGGATCTTTACCAGTCCCTCGTCGTCCCCTGTGGCCTCGGGGCCTGCGATGGTAGCCTTGCTGATGGCCTTACTAATGGTGTGGGTCTCAAACTGTGGACACGCTGCCTGAGCGTTCCCATCTTTGTCCCTCTTTCCTTTAAGCCAGTAGGTCTCAATTTCAACATTTCCCTAAACATGgacaaagagaaggaaaaagtgaaagagagatTTAGGTTCCTGGCATACGAACAAATATTCAAAGAAATGCTGTCGTAGGAACAATTTCTGTTGCGGAGGGAAGTAAAATGGCAGGCGACAGATTTTCAGAAGTCAGAATTCCCTGATGAAAAATGCGTCTTATTGGAGTCTGCAATCAGCCGTCTCAGAAACCTTTGGGAGTCACTCTGCTGCCATTATCACTGAATGTAGAACATCAAAGTCAGACCCTGTGAGAAAATAGACTGGCAGATCAACAAGcaagcagcagctctgaataCTGAGTGTGCTGACTCCCTCCCCACCATGACACTGTGAgttattaaaggagacatattatgctcattttcaggttcataattttattttgggttacgCCTAGAATAGATTTACACGGTTTAATGCTCAAAAAGCACATCATCGTTTTCTCATTTTGGCCAGTGCAGCAACACTattcccctctctgtctgaaacactcctGTTTCTTAAAGGGCTCCTCTTCTGAAttcccagtctcctctgattggtcagctcacacatgcctgagccagcacctctatgtgatgtcataaagtcacagaattaaaggcagggcTACTGACGAGCTGTTTCAGGACCAGTGTTTTCAGCGTTTTTTGGGAGAGAGGAGCtaagcataataggtctcctttaatattattttatacgGACTGAGGACGTTTATTAAGTCCGGCTGGTTGCTAATACACACATCTTCCATAAACACACATTGATTAGTGAAAGATTAGTTTCAAGCAGGTTGTTTGTGATGTGCAAACGATATGTATTTGCTTTTAAGAGGAGATGTTCTGAACAACATCGTTACTGTCTGATGCTCATATGTTCCTCAGCAAGACATAATAATTACACGTTTGTAATTGTGGCTGCGTGAATGCAATTATTGCTACAGAAGAGTTGCTGTGGAAACAGTTTTGACCCCTAACCTTGATGGTGATGGTACCCCTCCTCTCAAAAATAAAGTGACTTCCTTTCAGGTGCTCGTAGGTGGCGCTGCTGAGCTGAATGTGCATCTCCTggaaagcagataaaagaacaaggCAGTTAAAACAAAATTGCAGAAAACTGTCACTGTAGTCATCTCTTCTCATATCTTTCTGTCATCATCTTTCTCTACCTTTCCATTGCTCTCCATGGCAGATGCAGTGTGGACTGTGTCACCGTGCAGACCGTAACGTGGCATCTTATGTCCCACCACACCTGCCACAACCATCCCAGAGTGGATCCCTGCGACCAGAACAACAGGTTGAGTCCACTCAGTCAAACACCACATGACAAAAGGTCAAGACATATTCCACCCACCGACGCGAATCTGTATGTTGTTGCCATTCGAGGGATCTTTCAGGTGGTCTATGGAGCGCACCATGTCCAGGGCCATGTCACAGATGTTATGAGCGTGATACTTTGTCTTCTCTGGAGCCCCGGCTACCACCATGTAGGCATCTCCGATAGTCT
This window of the Pagrus major chromosome 18, Pma_NU_1.0 genome carries:
- the arl3l1 gene encoding ADP ribosylation factor like GTPase 3, like 1 isoform X1; translated protein: MGEAQKQGLLSVIEKLKGSTEQEVRIVLLGLDNAGKTTLLKSLASEDVNTITPTQGFNIKSVASHGMKLNVWDIGGQRKIRPFWKKYLENTDLLIYVIDSADKKRFEETGLELSELVDEENLKGVPVLIFANKQDLATASPASEIAEGLNLHTYRDREWQIQACSAVSGEGVQDGMNWICNNIVNKKK
- the arl3l1 gene encoding ADP ribosylation factor like GTPase 3, like 1 isoform X2: MGEAQKGLLSVIEKLKGSTEQEVRIVLLGLDNAGKTTLLKSLASEDVNTITPTQGFNIKSVASHGMKLNVWDIGGQRKIRPFWKKYLENTDLLIYVIDSADKKRFEETGLELSELVDEENLKGVPVLIFANKQDLATASPASEIAEGLNLHTYRDREWQIQACSAVSGEGVQDGMNWICNNIVNKKK